From Bicyclus anynana chromosome 11, ilBicAnyn1.1, whole genome shotgun sequence:
TAGTAAAAATttccaatggaaagctacattaacaGGAAGTaacttatgctatattttatacctgctAACTTatgctatatttatatttaaatacatatgactatattttaactaacacgggaatggaaactacgcgagtgaaaccgctgGATTCTACTTGTACATATGATTTCTGTGATTCTggtagttttatataaaacaagatTAATTCTACATGTAGCACCAGAAAGCCAAGATAAATGAGCCCAATCTTGATAGACTTCTCTTATTTGCTTTAGAAGTTTCTATGGCTAACACAAACTCGACTCCATGGGCCTCTCTTATTTGGTTTTATAAGTTTCTTTGCCTAACACAAACTCGACTCTATGGACCTCTCTTATTTCGTTTAGAATTTTCTATGGCTAAAACAAACTCGACCCCATGGGCCTCTCATATTTGGTTTAGCAGTTTATATGGCTAACACAAACTCGACCCGATGGGCCTCTCTTGGTTTAAAAGTTTCTATAGCTAACACAAACTCGACTCCATGAGCCTCTTTTAATTGGTTTACAAATTTCTATGGCTAATACTAACTCGACTCCATGGGCCTCTCTTATTTGGTTCAGAAGTTTCTATGGCTAACACAAACTCTCGACTCTATGGGCCTCTCTTATTTCGTTTAGAAGTTTCTATGGCTCACACAAATTCGACCCGATGGGCCTCTCTTATCTGGTTTAGAAATTTCTATGGCGAACACAAACTCGACTCCATGAGCCTCTTTTAATTCGTTTAGAAGTTTATATGGCTAACACAAACTCGACCCCATGGGCCTCTCTTATTTGGTTTAGACGTTTCTATGGCTACCACAAACTCAAGTCCATCTTTCGCGGTACCGCATTATTTTATTCTCACTAGAAACGAATTTATCATAAGAATTGAGTCTATTCGAACGTCAGAAGTAGTATTATTTCAGCATACAGGATTACCCACACACTAAAAGGgcaagttacaaaataaagaatttaccaaaatttaaaataactgttgttatcgccgcgttgcaacgacttgcgatacggacggcttcagtgtgctcgtggcgttcgagccgtcctcatctcttgttgtgtaattctttacttgggataggcgggaagagtgacttgagtggaaaaggggagagTTTGGTAACAGtcaggtacctttaaccctacacacaacgttcacaaatgcgtgacttcactcaaggtctctctctgccattctagggtcttattttggttacagtttgatttgttaattaagttgtcctgacaaatgttgtgaatcatcatcacctttgttcgacattagttttcttattttaaacctgctaaaactatattaattaGATACGAATTATAAAATGACTGTAGTTTTTACAGAACGCAAACTTACATACGTATTGTATTCATGTGGCTTTCTCTTTAACTGTACAACCGTATGGGATAGATGTGCAAGAAGTTGTGTACATATACCCgaaaaagtttttgaattacGAACAACAAAAGTGGCACGCGCCTAAAACAACCACGTAACAAAAGTGTTACAAAGACGTGCCAGTTGTGCTAATGTTGGTTGTTTGTAAATTCTGTTGGTGTACAATATATTAGGTAGTAGGTATTTGATTATAAGTCCTTCTTATAAAATATGAAGGAAATAGAACAATAGGTTGAACAATtagaacacaataaaaatacaaaaattatagaTTAAGCTGTAGAacatttatagtaataaatcaatgacatttttcctttttttttaaattgttatatcATGTGGCATCCGTggtattgttttgatttttaatagaGAGGACTTGGATTCAACTCTATGGAAATTTCTATATTGGCTCATGGTCTGGTGATAGATGCCGTGCCAAGCTACCACCTAACCGGCATAGACAACCGACTAAACTTTTCGGTACTGCCCCGCAAAAATCATTAAAGGTAGCTACAGCTAAGATGTCTAGTATGTTAATCTCTTttgagttcatcatcatcatatatcagccgatagacgtccactgctggacataggcctcttgcatggacctccaagcacaacggtctcgacccgccagcatccagcggctgcctgcaacccgcttgatgtcttcggtccacctaatggggggtccaccaacactgcgcttgccGGTTTTGAGTTACCCCACTATTATTTTCGTCTGCATCGTCACttgacatcaggtgagattgcagttaagacctttttttattgagaaataatacaatatggaacttaagctaacttatccttaaaactatacaaatcatgtcaacgaggaatggtggcaagaatactggctgcatatCTTCGCTAGACAGCCAGCTGATCCTTTGCGAAAAAAACTAAGCTATGCTTTTtatcaccagtcgaggcaactagccgcagtgaaataattagtaaatttttttggcactgcgactatCTTGGGCCATGgagcccaagggtctccacggcaaaaggaacaactCTTAGTGAGAGACCTACTTGTGCCTCTCAGCGGTTTCgactttttctgctgcggctcccgatCTTGATTCTGCCAAGGATTATCTTGTACCTATATATCTTGTACCTTGTAtatgaaataacaaataaaaaaataaaatgtacttacTATTAACAATATCGTCCAGTTCAGAAATATTAATACCGCAGCATAAAGTATCAGGGTTAGGCAGTAAGCTTGCTTTTGCTGCGCAATGGTCACCCAAACTAAGAACACTATTAGAGGGTTTATTCTTGTTCCCATATTGCCAAGGTCTTCTGTCTGGATTTGCTGATCTTTTAATAACACTTTTAATTGAATCGCTATTAGGTATATCAGTTGAGATATTATTTTCCTTTTCCAAGGTATGTAAGTTTGGACAACACACCTGAGAAgaataaagaattaaattatCACCGTAACCTCTAAAAGCTGTCCATCTTcactttatttaatgtttaacatgtgtgaagtctgccaatccgcatcgggccagcgtggtggcctattggcctaacctattctgtgagaagactcgagctcatcagtgagcctagttgataatgatgatgatgatgaatcaaattagttttagataattaaataGGGGATACTTGAGTTACTTGATTGATCCATTAACACCCGTATAtgttagatatttaaaaaaaatgtttatgtaatttaaagACAAACTTTaggttttaaaacattttaaatagtaaattaaggaatgcgtgatagcccagtggacctttgcctccgattccggagggtgtgggttcaaatccggtccggggcatgcacctccaacttttcagttgtgtgcattttaagaaattaaatatcacgtgtctcaaactgtgaaggaaaacatcgtgaaaaaacctgcataccagagaattttcttaattctctgcgtgtgtgaagtctgccaattccgcattgggccagtggactatttgccttaaccctctcattctgagagagtatgggttgataacgaacgaaattAAAGTCGGACTTATTATAGTgataaaattttagaaaatatttacatgacTCTCTTCAGATATAGATGTAACTTCATCTACAGTTGATCCTCCAgtgttttgttgtattttacAAGGAACAAGTTCCACTTTCGGGCCACCTTTATTAATAAGTGATAAAGATGGACACTCTTCCATTttcacacatcgttcacaattATGAGTAGTTCCTAAAACACAAATGTAAGTATTCAACAGaacataaaatacctataagtctgtttgtgtataaattatatatttaattttaattatatattgtaaatatgtcTGTATTATAAGTCTggttttgtgtctgtctgtatttatgTCTGTAATATAAGTCTGGTTTTATATGAAGATTTTTCCATTAAAATCTtattatcaaatcaaaaatcatttatttcaagtaggctcagtttaaaagcacttttgacacgtcagttgactatttgtaaagattctaccactggttcggaaggcaggttctgatGAGAAGAGACccgcaagaaactcaacagttgctttttttaaaaaaatcatacagtataataatttacaatttatgacgACATTAGCTATTgctattgtttgtttgtttattttatttatatttattttcaagttatatttatgtttattatatttattgtttgttgtATTATTACCTATTGTTTTATGGGTGCGATACGAATGATTCCGATATCCTATTTCAGTCACAATAAATCGAATACAAATTTTTGGAATTAGCTATTTACTTTATGTTCCGTTATGCCGGTTCTTTATATAGCACATATTTGAACATttaattttctatattctgCTTTGCAACTGCACTGTACTTTACTttaactgatgatgatgatgatgattgaactGACACAACTCGGCAAAGTGCATTTCTTTGCGCACTTATTTGAACAATTATGCTAATTCCTGTGCCAGATTTAGCTTACTTAGAAAGCTATGTGTAGCCGCggtatcatattattttttgttctgaTGGAATGAACAATATAGAAGGGCATTCGCATGTATAGGTGAATTAAAGTATTTAACTTCACGTTTATCAACAACAATACTCTAAGCAATAAATAATTGGATCTGTATCGTATTTCTTACCTTCTGTAATGACACTGGCAAATAAAACATAAGTCCAAAAAAGGCATTTTATCCTATTTATATCTgtcatattttcttttattctccTATGTCTCAGATTACGTTGACCAATCAAACAACGTAGTCCGGTGACTTCCTCTGATTGAGTATTTGTATACTTACAGTTAAAAATGAGAAATATCAAATGTCTGTAATTATGTTTGAAGCTATGTTGTTGTCATCTGATTCTGATAACATAAATGTTTGTGGTTAATGGGATCTTACCACTAATTGCTAACAAGATTATCTAGGCcacgtttaatatttaatactagcggacgtccgagacttcgtccgcgtgaaaccttactactacccta
This genomic window contains:
- the LOC128198512 gene encoding uncharacterized protein LOC128198512; this translates as MTDINRIKCLFWTYVLFASVITEGTTHNCERCVKMEECPSLSLINKGGPKVELVPCKIQQNTGGSTVDEVTSISEESHVCCPNLHTLEKENNISTDIPNSDSIKSVIKRSANPDRRPWQYGNKNKPSNSVLSLGDHCAAKASLLPNPDTLCCGINISELDDIVNNDVTKDIDMLPWTAFLISTFDQEEIYSCEGVLISRRHVLTAAHCVDKPRLVLQK